Proteins from a genomic interval of Nitrosomonas sp.:
- the dapE gene encoding succinyl-diaminopimelate desuccinylase — protein sequence MSNAATLTLAQMLIARRSLTPDDDGCQNILANRLANAGFHNEHLRHGEVHNLWARRGNTAPLVCFAGHTDVVPTGPLSQWESDPFTPVIRDGKLFGRGAADMKTSLAAFITAIEAFVADHPDHKGSIALLITSDEEGPATEGTVKVVETLRARGENIDYCIVGEPTCPDVLGDTVKNGRRGSLSGNLTVKGVQGHIAYPHLASNPIHLVAPAIDELAQTTWDTGNEYFPPTTWHISNISGGTGATNIIPGEVNMLFNFRFSTASTVESLKERVHAILDRHQLNYSLLWELSGKPYLTPKGSLADALSSAIRLVTGIEAVLSTSGGTSDGRFIADICPQVVEFGPRNATIHKLNEYVEVADIEQLSSIYRLTLENLLGQE from the coding sequence ATGTCCAATGCTGCCACCCTGACACTTGCTCAAATGCTGATTGCACGCCGATCCTTGACGCCTGATGATGACGGTTGCCAGAATATTCTGGCAAACCGGCTGGCAAACGCCGGTTTTCATAACGAACATCTGCGCCACGGTGAAGTACACAACCTGTGGGCGCGTCGCGGCAATACGGCGCCACTCGTATGCTTTGCCGGACATACCGACGTCGTACCGACAGGCCCGCTTTCGCAGTGGGAAAGCGATCCATTTACTCCAGTGATTCGCGATGGGAAATTATTTGGCCGGGGAGCGGCAGACATGAAAACATCGCTTGCGGCGTTTATTACGGCAATCGAGGCGTTTGTTGCCGATCATCCCGATCATAAAGGCTCGATTGCTCTGTTGATTACATCAGATGAAGAAGGGCCAGCAACGGAGGGCACGGTAAAAGTAGTAGAGACGCTTAGGGCACGAGGCGAAAATATTGACTACTGTATTGTCGGAGAGCCAACCTGCCCGGATGTGCTGGGTGATACCGTCAAGAACGGACGACGCGGCAGCCTCTCTGGAAATCTGACTGTAAAAGGTGTTCAGGGGCATATCGCTTATCCGCATCTTGCCAGCAATCCGATCCATCTTGTTGCGCCCGCTATTGACGAGCTTGCACAGACTACATGGGATACGGGTAACGAATACTTTCCACCTACCACATGGCATATCTCCAATATCAGCGGTGGTACCGGTGCGACCAATATCATTCCAGGAGAAGTGAATATGTTGTTTAATTTTCGTTTTTCCACCGCGAGCACCGTGGAATCGCTTAAGGAACGTGTCCATGCGATACTCGATCGGCATCAGCTTAATTACTCTCTTTTGTGGGAGCTTTCTGGGAAACCCTATCTGACTCCAAAAGGCAGTCTGGCCGACGCACTGAGTTCGGCCATTCGTCTGGTTACTGGTATAGAGGCAGTGCTTTCGACTTCTGGCGGTACATCTGACGGGCGTTTTATAGCCGATATCTGTCCGCAAGTCGTCGAATTTGGTCCTCGTAACGCAACCATCCACAAACTCAATGAGTATGTGGAGGTTGCAGATATTGAACAACTGTCCAGTATTTATCGTCTGACTTTAGAGAATCTGCTAGGTCAAGAATAA
- the lipA gene encoding lipoyl synthase has protein sequence MTAESHQRGAAKTARNPIKIDPQQTNQLLRKPSWIRVRSSNSQKYHEVKRLIRENRLHTVCEEASCPNIGECFGNGTATFMILGDLCTRRCPFCDVAHGRPQPPDPEEPAHLARSIAILKLNYVVITSVDRDDLRDGGAQHFADCIRAIREQSPRTRIEVLVPDFRGRLDVALEKLAASLSDVMNHNLETVPRLYKQCRPGADYAHSLALLKQFKQAHPSIPTKSGLMLGLGESDEEIIEVMRDLREHQVDMLTIGQYLQPSIGHHPVARYVAPEDFKTFERIARNLGFSHAACGPMVRSSYHADEQAHLAGLPEI, from the coding sequence ATGACAGCTGAATCCCATCAACGTGGCGCAGCCAAAACCGCTCGCAACCCGATCAAAATTGATCCTCAGCAAACCAATCAGCTGTTACGCAAGCCTTCCTGGATACGGGTACGATCATCCAATAGCCAGAAATATCATGAAGTCAAACGTCTGATTCGTGAAAACCGCTTACACACGGTATGCGAAGAAGCATCCTGCCCCAATATTGGCGAATGTTTCGGCAATGGCACCGCTACATTCATGATACTGGGCGATCTCTGCACCCGTCGCTGCCCTTTTTGTGATGTCGCTCATGGCCGTCCGCAACCACCTGACCCCGAAGAACCAGCCCATCTCGCACGGTCGATTGCCATTCTCAAGCTCAATTACGTTGTGATCACCAGCGTGGATCGAGATGATTTGCGTGATGGCGGGGCGCAGCACTTCGCAGACTGTATACGTGCCATACGGGAGCAATCTCCCCGTACCCGCATTGAAGTCTTGGTACCTGATTTCCGTGGTCGACTCGACGTCGCGCTGGAAAAACTAGCCGCCAGCTTGTCGGATGTCATGAATCACAATCTCGAAACGGTTCCCCGATTATACAAACAATGCCGACCCGGTGCGGATTATGCCCATTCCCTGGCGCTACTCAAACAATTCAAACAAGCGCACCCGTCTATTCCGACCAAATCCGGGCTTATGCTGGGGCTGGGAGAAAGTGACGAGGAAATCATTGAGGTCATGCGTGACCTGCGTGAACATCAGGTTGATATGTTGACTATCGGTCAGTATTTACAACCCAGTATCGGTCACCACCCGGTTGCGCGCTATGTTGCGCCGGAAGATTTCAAAACCTTCGAGCGCATCGCCCGCAATCTCGGCTTCAGTCATGCCGCTTGCGGCCCAATGGTACGTTCCAGTTACCACGCCGATGAGCAGGCGCATCTGGCTGGATTACCCGAAATCTGA
- the lipB gene encoding lipoyl(octanoyl) transferase LipB, whose amino-acid sequence MIQTTDHPSTCTTPVIIRQLGLVDYADTWQAMIDHTQQRTRETPDEIWLLQHPPIYTQGIAGKAEHLLAPGNIPVIRTDRGGQITYHGPGQLIAYLLLDLRRRQLGVRELVRKMENTVINLLQSYLICAQSRIDAPGVYVKDAKIASLGLRVRRGACYHGIALNVAMDLSPFDAINPCGFPGLRITQTSELGIAASIDILEKKLVENFLVQLNSMQTNKEESLS is encoded by the coding sequence ATCATCCAGACAACTGATCATCCATCAACCTGCACCACTCCAGTAATCATCCGGCAACTGGGACTGGTGGATTACGCTGATACCTGGCAAGCGATGATCGATCACACTCAGCAACGCACTCGCGAGACACCTGATGAAATCTGGCTGTTGCAGCATCCCCCGATTTATACGCAGGGAATAGCAGGCAAGGCCGAACATTTGCTGGCGCCCGGCAATATTCCGGTAATCCGAACAGATCGTGGCGGCCAGATTACCTATCACGGACCAGGTCAGCTCATTGCCTATCTATTGCTTGACTTGCGCCGCCGGCAACTGGGCGTCAGAGAGCTGGTCAGAAAAATGGAAAATACCGTGATCAACCTGCTGCAAAGCTATCTGATTTGTGCACAAAGCCGTATCGACGCGCCGGGGGTCTATGTGAAGGATGCCAAAATTGCATCACTTGGCCTGAGAGTCCGGCGTGGTGCCTGTTATCATGGCATCGCATTAAACGTGGCAATGGATTTGTCCCCCTTTGATGCCATTAACCCCTGCGGTTTTCCAGGTCTACGCATTACCCAGACGAGCGAGCTTGGCATTGCCGCTTCCATCGATATACTGGAAAAAAAGTTGGTAGAAAATTTTCTGGTGCAACTGAATAGCATGCAAACAAACAAGGAGGAATCACTCTCATGA
- a CDS encoding DUF493 domain-containing protein — MTEQDSLIQYPCDFPVKIMGKAQPGFTQAMLVIVKMYAPDFNETTLEARTSKNGTYLSLTCTIRAHSRIQLDTLYQALHDHPMVSMLL; from the coding sequence ATGACAGAGCAAGATTCCCTGATTCAGTACCCCTGTGATTTTCCAGTAAAAATCATGGGTAAGGCACAACCAGGTTTTACCCAGGCCATGCTGGTGATCGTTAAAATGTATGCTCCCGATTTTAACGAAACCACCCTGGAAGCCAGAACCAGTAAAAATGGTACCTATTTGAGCCTGACCTGCACAATAAGGGCTCACTCCCGCATACAACTCGATACCCTCTATCAGGCGTTACATGATCACCCGATGGTATCCATGCTGCTATAG
- a CDS encoding D-amino acid aminotransferase, translating into MIYLNGKFLPIEQAYVPVLDRGFIFGDGIYEVIPVYSRLPFRLDEHLTRLQHSLDGIRLTNPYTISHWRNLIESLIAQNEGEDQYLYLHITRGVAKRDHAFPAGVESTVFMMSTPLAIPSQELLTTGVAAITAQDNRWGRCDIKAISLLPNVLLRQLAVDARTMETILLRDGLLTEGAASNIFIVRNHILLAPPKDHRMLPGITYDLVLEMAAANAIDHEVRDITEHELRTAQEIMLTSSTKEILPIVQLDGQPIGNTLPGEVFRKLNGLYQNYKATIMRGKQASS; encoded by the coding sequence ATGATCTATCTTAATGGTAAATTTCTGCCGATCGAGCAGGCCTACGTCCCGGTATTGGACAGGGGATTTATTTTTGGTGACGGCATCTACGAGGTTATTCCAGTTTATTCTCGACTGCCATTTCGGCTCGACGAACATTTGACACGCCTGCAGCATAGTCTGGATGGGATTCGCCTGACCAATCCCTACACGATATCGCACTGGCGCAACTTGATTGAGTCCCTCATTGCACAAAATGAAGGAGAAGATCAGTATCTTTATCTACATATTACCCGTGGTGTCGCCAAGCGGGATCATGCCTTCCCTGCTGGAGTCGAATCAACCGTTTTTATGATGAGCACCCCTCTGGCCATTCCGAGTCAGGAACTCCTGACGACTGGTGTGGCCGCGATTACTGCACAGGATAACCGCTGGGGTCGATGCGACATCAAGGCAATTTCCCTGCTGCCAAACGTACTTTTACGCCAGCTGGCAGTGGATGCGCGCACCATGGAGACTATTCTGCTGCGTGATGGATTACTGACTGAAGGTGCTGCCAGCAATATTTTTATCGTCAGGAACCATATTCTGCTCGCCCCTCCCAAAGATCACCGCATGCTGCCCGGCATTACCTATGATCTGGTTCTGGAAATGGCCGCAGCAAATGCAATAGACCATGAAGTGCGTGACATTACAGAACATGAGTTACGTACCGCGCAGGAAATCATGCTGACATCCTCGACCAAGGAAATTTTGCCTATTGTTCAGCTGGATGGGCAGCCCATAGGTAATACGCTTCCGGGGGAAGTTTTTCGGAAATTGAATGGGCTTTATCAGAATTACAAAGCAACCATAATGCGTGGCAAGCAAGCGTCATCCTGA
- a CDS encoding D-alanyl-D-alanine carboxypeptidase produces the protein MEFTCFSLQPRESKSRQGLVTIVWHAFISLLLLIITIPVAAQQPELTVAARSYVLSDFHSGQLLASHNPHERLDPASLTKLMTAYIVFAALKQERIALDQVTPVSEKAWRMEGSRMFIEPNKPVTVNELIHGMIIQSGNDACVALAELISGGEDVFVHLMNEQAKRLGMHNTHFTNTTGLTHPDHYSTAHDLNLLATAIIRDFPQYYPLYSQREYTYNGITQPNRNRLLWLDPNVDGVKTGWTKAAGYCLITSAKRDDRRLISVVMGTASPNARSTESQRLLNYGFQFYDTARPYKKHQPAADLRIWKGAQDKIKAGFDRDINFSLPRGQSEKLKARMEYKQPLVAPVARGQQIGQVKFVLDGQEIAIYPLIALETVDTASFIGRAWDNLKMLFN, from the coding sequence ATGGAATTTACCTGTTTTTCCTTGCAGCCAAGAGAGTCGAAATCAAGGCAAGGTCTGGTGACGATCGTTTGGCATGCCTTCATTTCTCTGTTGCTTCTGATCATAACCATTCCTGTTGCTGCGCAGCAACCAGAGCTGACGGTGGCAGCCAGATCATACGTGCTGAGTGATTTTCACAGTGGTCAGCTGCTTGCCAGCCACAATCCCCATGAGCGTTTAGATCCCGCTTCGCTGACCAAGCTGATGACGGCTTATATCGTATTTGCTGCGTTGAAGCAGGAGCGAATCGCGCTGGATCAGGTTACGCCCGTATCCGAGAAAGCCTGGCGTATGGAAGGGTCACGCATGTTTATTGAGCCCAACAAACCTGTTACGGTGAATGAGCTGATCCACGGTATGATTATTCAGTCCGGTAATGATGCCTGCGTTGCCCTGGCTGAGCTCATCTCCGGAGGAGAAGATGTTTTTGTGCATTTGATGAATGAGCAGGCCAAACGTTTAGGTATGCACAATACGCATTTTACCAACACCACCGGCCTGACCCACCCGGATCATTACAGTACAGCACATGATCTGAATTTGCTGGCAACTGCGATCATTCGTGATTTTCCACAATACTATCCGCTATATTCACAGCGCGAATATACCTACAATGGCATTACCCAGCCAAATCGCAATCGCTTGTTGTGGCTTGATCCCAATGTGGATGGTGTAAAAACAGGCTGGACCAAGGCGGCTGGCTATTGCCTGATCACCTCCGCCAAACGCGATGATCGTCGTTTGATTTCGGTGGTTATGGGAACTGCCTCGCCGAATGCGCGCAGCACGGAAAGTCAACGTTTGCTCAATTACGGATTCCAGTTTTATGATACGGCGCGCCCTTATAAAAAACATCAGCCTGCGGCTGATCTTCGTATCTGGAAAGGCGCACAAGATAAAATAAAGGCTGGATTTGACCGGGACATCAATTTTTCGCTTCCCAGAGGGCAGTCGGAGAAGCTCAAGGCAAGAATGGAATACAAGCAACCTCTGGTTGCGCCGGTTGCCAGGGGGCAGCAAATTGGCCAGGTGAAATTTGTGCTCGATGGACAGGAAATTGCTATCTACCCCCTGATTGCGCTTGAGACGGTTGATACCGCCAGTTTTATCGGGCGTGCATGGGACAATCTGAAAATGTTGTTTAACTGA
- a CDS encoding TonB-dependent siderophore receptor, whose translation MIILDFTKRIDFKKLLLALSLVLILLSESGLTEPLDNTPSPAVQTYHIPAGYLHDALTQLSQQAGIKLAIDPALLQGKVTLGLTGDFDFKSALDQLLADSDLQAVQRSGGYAITTATTTAEPAITTLPSIQITASNTNRYAAVSSSTATKTNTLLRDVPQSITVITNELIKDQSIRSIGDAVRYVPGVGVSQGEGNRDALVFRGNRSTGDFFTDGIRDDVEYFRDLYNTARVEVLKGANGMIFGRGGSGGVVNRVTKQANWDPVREFSFQGGSYNQKRINADVGHVINDVATIRLNALYENAGSFRDGVSMERLGISPTVTLKPTPRTKVIAGMERFHDDRTADRGVTSVLGRTGAVTGPVDVSRSQFFGDPRRSPTHVDVLSFHSLIEHKFDSGVMLQNRTNYATYDKFYQNVFANGGLNTVTGLVSIGAYNNTTSRENVFNQTNLLYTVNTGPVSHTLMAGVEVGRQETHNRRATGLFNNDPANTNLLVSLSNPVTNVPITFRTRDSGGDLDALNRSVVNITSLYIQDQIEIIPQLQVIAGVRYDLFEVDFQQKNGPRDHLKSRDDLIAPRFGVVYKPFQPVSFYASYSQAYVPRAGDQLTALNVTVETLKPEKFVTLETGVKWDIRPDLAFTTAVYQLDRSNVINSVVGGQTFLTKGQRTEGVEVGLAGQLTPNWSVMGGYAYQVGEITSDILGIARKGATVAELPRHTFSVWSRYDVTPMFGVAVGVIHRGDMFASLTNRVSVPDFTRVDAALFAQFTKRFRGQLNIENLFDTRYFAAAHNDFNITPGSPIAVRATLIANF comes from the coding sequence ATGATTATTTTAGACTTTACTAAACGCATTGATTTTAAAAAATTATTACTTGCCCTGAGTTTGGTACTGATTTTATTGTCCGAATCTGGCTTGACGGAACCGCTTGATAATACCCCCTCTCCTGCCGTACAAACCTATCATATTCCTGCCGGGTATCTGCACGATGCATTAACGCAACTTTCGCAGCAGGCAGGAATAAAACTGGCTATCGACCCAGCGTTGTTGCAGGGAAAAGTAACACTGGGATTAACCGGTGATTTTGATTTTAAATCAGCATTGGATCAATTGCTTGCAGATTCAGATCTGCAAGCCGTGCAGCGGAGCGGCGGTTATGCCATTACCACCGCCACCACAACAGCCGAGCCCGCCATTACAACCTTGCCTTCAATACAAATCACGGCCAGTAATACCAACCGGTATGCAGCGGTGAGTTCCAGCACGGCAACAAAAACCAATACCTTGCTGCGCGATGTGCCTCAATCTATCACGGTCATAACCAATGAGTTAATCAAGGATCAATCGATCCGGAGTATTGGTGATGCTGTCCGCTATGTGCCTGGTGTCGGCGTCTCCCAGGGCGAAGGCAATCGCGACGCACTTGTGTTTCGCGGCAATCGCTCAACCGGCGATTTTTTTACCGATGGCATCCGCGATGATGTCGAGTATTTCCGTGATCTTTACAATACAGCACGCGTTGAAGTACTGAAAGGCGCCAATGGCATGATTTTTGGCCGAGGTGGCTCGGGTGGCGTGGTTAATCGCGTCACCAAGCAAGCTAATTGGGATCCGGTGCGGGAATTTTCATTCCAGGGTGGATCGTACAATCAGAAAAGAATAAACGCGGATGTCGGTCATGTCATCAACGATGTGGCAACAATTCGCTTGAATGCCTTATACGAAAATGCCGGCAGCTTCCGGGACGGCGTCAGCATGGAACGGCTGGGAATCTCCCCAACCGTGACCCTTAAACCAACCCCTCGCACCAAAGTAATTGCCGGCATGGAGCGCTTTCATGACGATCGCACTGCGGATCGGGGCGTTACCTCGGTTTTGGGCCGTACTGGAGCAGTAACCGGTCCTGTCGATGTCAGCCGGTCGCAATTTTTCGGAGATCCCCGGCGTAGTCCCACGCATGTCGATGTCTTGTCGTTCCATTCCCTGATTGAACACAAATTCGATTCGGGCGTTATGCTGCAAAACCGTACTAATTATGCGACCTATGATAAGTTTTATCAGAATGTCTTTGCCAATGGCGGATTGAATACCGTGACCGGTTTGGTTTCAATAGGAGCGTATAACAATACGACATCGCGCGAGAACGTCTTCAACCAGACGAATCTGCTGTATACGGTAAATACCGGGCCTGTTTCGCATACGCTGATGGCGGGTGTCGAAGTCGGCCGCCAGGAAACCCATAACAGGCGCGCGACTGGCCTGTTCAATAATGATCCGGCCAATACCAATCTGCTGGTTTCCTTGAGCAATCCGGTCACCAATGTTCCGATCACGTTCAGAACACGGGATTCGGGCGGGGATCTGGATGCGCTGAACCGCAGCGTTGTCAATATCACTTCGCTCTATATTCAGGATCAGATTGAGATCATTCCCCAGCTCCAGGTAATTGCCGGGGTGCGCTATGATTTGTTTGAAGTAGATTTTCAGCAGAAAAATGGCCCGAGGGATCACTTGAAATCAAGGGATGACTTGATTGCACCCCGTTTTGGTGTGGTCTATAAACCGTTTCAGCCGGTTTCGTTTTATGCCAGTTACAGCCAGGCCTACGTGCCACGGGCCGGTGATCAGCTCACGGCTTTGAACGTCACGGTTGAAACACTCAAGCCAGAAAAATTTGTAACGCTGGAAACCGGAGTCAAATGGGATATTCGCCCTGATCTGGCCTTCACCACCGCTGTCTATCAATTGGACCGCAGTAATGTCATCAATTCGGTTGTCGGAGGGCAGACTTTTCTGACCAAAGGCCAGCGTACCGAAGGTGTCGAAGTCGGTCTCGCCGGGCAACTGACGCCCAATTGGAGTGTGATGGGCGGTTATGCCTATCAGGTGGGGGAAATTACCAGCGATATCCTGGGGATCGCACGGAAAGGGGCAACAGTTGCGGAGCTTCCGCGTCACACCTTCTCAGTGTGGAGCCGCTATGATGTTACGCCCATGTTCGGCGTGGCTGTGGGGGTGATTCACCGGGGCGACATGTTTGCCTCACTGACCAACCGGGTCAGCGTACCCGATTTCACGCGCGTCGATGCGGCGCTTTTTGCGCAGTTTACCAAGCGGTTCCGTGGCCAGTTGAATATCGAGAATTTGTTCGATACCCGATACTTTGCTGCGGCACACAACGATTTCAATATTACGCCGGGTTCACCGATTGCGGTCAGAGCGACACTGATCGCTAATTTCTAG
- a CDS encoding multicopper oxidase domain-containing protein, whose product MLQNKILGFAVILIWIALSGNPVSARSVERVYWIAADEVQWDYAPSFPVNPMTGNEFDADQRIFVEHGIGRRYLKSVYRQYTEGFGAIKPRSAEEEHLGILGPIIRAAVGDRIIVHFKNNTRFPASIHPHGVQYTQAHEGAAHAHAAGGAHQQHGVVAPGGEHTYVWDVPERAGPGKNDPSSIAWIYHSHINEPAETNAGLIGPIIITRKGQAKPDGAPRNIEREFISLFTVFDENASLHLATNLSACADSCDPENEVFAESNLMHGINRLVYGNNQGYLMRKGARVRWYILGMGTEVDLHTPHWHGATLLHNGNRLDVTEVLPAATKTLDMQPDVKGEWMYHCHVNDHISAGMMSTYTVE is encoded by the coding sequence ATGTTACAAAATAAAATTTTGGGTTTTGCCGTGATTTTGATATGGATTGCATTGAGTGGCAATCCAGTTTCTGCCAGATCAGTAGAACGAGTTTATTGGATAGCGGCTGACGAAGTGCAGTGGGATTACGCACCTTCTTTTCCTGTCAATCCGATGACCGGCAATGAATTCGACGCAGATCAGCGCATCTTCGTGGAACACGGGATCGGACGGCGTTATTTAAAATCAGTTTACCGGCAATATACCGAAGGGTTTGGCGCCATCAAACCGCGCAGTGCCGAAGAAGAGCATCTGGGCATACTCGGGCCAATCATTCGTGCGGCTGTCGGGGACCGGATCATCGTTCACTTCAAAAACAATACACGTTTCCCGGCAAGCATCCATCCTCATGGCGTTCAATATACCCAGGCGCATGAGGGTGCTGCGCACGCTCATGCCGCAGGCGGTGCCCATCAACAACATGGCGTGGTCGCGCCAGGGGGAGAACACACTTATGTCTGGGATGTTCCAGAGCGCGCCGGACCAGGCAAAAATGATCCATCATCGATTGCCTGGATTTACCACAGCCACATAAACGAGCCTGCCGAAACCAATGCCGGATTGATCGGCCCGATTATCATCACCCGCAAGGGACAGGCAAAACCGGACGGTGCGCCACGAAATATCGAGCGTGAATTCATCTCGTTATTCACCGTGTTCGATGAAAATGCCAGCCTGCATCTGGCAACCAATCTATCCGCCTGCGCAGATTCCTGCGATCCGGAGAATGAAGTCTTCGCGGAAAGTAATTTGATGCACGGCATCAATAGACTGGTTTATGGTAACAATCAAGGCTATTTGATGCGCAAGGGAGCGCGCGTGCGCTGGTATATCCTGGGCATGGGAACCGAGGTGGATCTGCATACGCCGCATTGGCACGGCGCGACGCTGCTGCACAACGGCAACCGCCTGGATGTGACCGAAGTGCTGCCGGCGGCGACCAAAACACTGGACATGCAGCCCGATGTGAAAGGTGAGTGGATGTATCACTGTCATGTCAATGACCATATCAGTGCCGGTATGATGTCAACTTATACGGTTGAATAA
- a CDS encoding hemin uptake protein HemP: MSKQFHGSIKSTDLDIPQKQNAIALSRPCLISTEQLFGSAREVVIAHKGAEYRLQITRNEKLILTK; encoded by the coding sequence ATGAGTAAGCAATTTCACGGGTCTATTAAATCTACGGATTTAGATATCCCGCAAAAACAGAACGCAATAGCGCTTTCACGTCCATGCTTGATTAGCACGGAACAACTATTTGGGTCAGCGCGCGAAGTAGTCATTGCGCATAAAGGTGCAGAATACCGCCTGCAAATTACCCGTAACGAGAAACTCATCCTCACCAAATAA